The sequence GATCGGCGTCGCCTCCGTCGCGCAGGGCCGCCAGCGACCCGCGAAGCAACGCCTCCGGAGGGACATTTACTTTCAGAAGAGAAGGAATGGCCGCAATCCACAGACCACCATCCCTTTTTTCAAGAGCAAATCCAAAATTTTTCAGAAGTTCTTCCTTTTCTTCGGCTTCCAGTTGCAGAGAAGGGGGAAGAGGAACGGGCATCAGAAGAGGCTGTGAGCGCTGCCCATCTTTCGCTTCCGCCCGAATACGCTCGAAGGCCACCCGTTCATGAGCCGCGTGCGGATCCACGAACACCGCCCCCCCTGGCGTGTCGAAGATCAGATAACCCGAAGCGAGCTGTCCCAGACAGGTCACATTTTCCGGCAGTTCAGAGACGGCGGCTTCTGCATCTTCGTCATATGTATTTGAAGTCGGAACGTTCAAAGTCGGGTCATCAAAAAACGCCCTGTCCCGCACGGGCAGATTCGTGGCTTCCTCTTCCGCCGCATTCGGCCCGAAGTTGAAACCAGGAACTTCCACGCGTCCAAACAGATTCTCGGAAGAAGGACTTCGCAGGGCGGCGTTTTTTCCGGAAGATCCTGTAAAAGCCGAATTTGTCTCTTTGAAGTCCCAGCCGGAACCTGGCCGCGTCTTTTCAGATGGATTTTTCCAGACGCCGGAATCCTTCGGTCGAAGATCCCTCGACTCCGTCGAAAGCGTCTTTCCCTCACGAACATAGACAGGAGCCCGACCGCCAAGCTGCAGGCTCGCTTCCTTCACGGCGCTGAAAACCTCGCCGGGGTAGCGGAAACGAATCTCCGCCTTGGCCGGATGAATATTGACGTCCACCAGCGCGGGATCGACGGTGAAAAAGAGCGCCCAGCCTCCGATCAGCTCCCGGGCAGCCGCTCCCACGGCGCCTTTGATCAGCGGATCGTTTACAGCCCGCCCGTTGACAAAGGAAATGACGTCGTTCCGTCCCTGTCGGGGCTGCCACCAGCACTCCAACGCGATATGTCCGGCCGACGCCTCCACGGTCAGAACAGCCGGTTCAGCTCCCCATAAATACTCAATGACCCGGCGACGGTCCCCGCTGCCGTCGGTGGAAAAAATGGAACGTCCGTCGTGTTCCAGGACAAACGCCGTATCCGGACGGCAAATTGCGTATTCTCTCAGCAAGGAAGCCACGCGGCGCAACTCTCCGGCGGCACTTTTCAGAAACTTGCGACGTGCGGGAAGGTTGGAGAAGAGCTCATCGACCTGGACGCGGGTTCCCGGACTGCAGCTGGTCTTCAGGTGGTCGGAAACGCGCCCCTCGAAGGCGCGAAGGAGTCCTCCGCTTTCCTCCTCCGGAGGACGGGAACGAATCTCCACCTTCGCCACGGCGGCCATGCTGGCCAGAGCTTCCCCTCTGTAGCCCAGAGTATGGATGGCGTCGAGATCCTCGATTCCGGCAATTTTACTGGTGGCGTGCCGGGTCAGGGCCAGAGGCAGTTCATCAAAGGCGATCCCGGCCCCGTCATCTTCCACTACGATGCGCACCCGTCCGCCGTCCCATAGCTTCACTCGAATGCGCTTCGCACCGGCATCCAGAGAGTTTTCAATCATTTCCTTGACCGCCGACGACGGGCGCTCCAGAACCTCCCCCGCGGCGATTCGGGACCATACTCCCTCGGGCAGCAGATTAATGGTCATGATTTTTGCCCCTTCAGTACCTTCAGACTTCTTTCTTTCATTTTATACAGAGTCTCCATGGCTCTCATGGGAGTCAGGTTATCCAGGTCCATTTCCGACAGTTCTTCGATGACGGCGTCCGCCTCGGGAGAAAACAGGGTCAGCTGCTCCCGAAGATGGGTCAGAGGAAGCGGGTCGGGTATCGACGAACGCTCGAAGCCT is a genomic window of Synergistaceae bacterium containing:
- the mutL gene encoding DNA mismatch repair endonuclease MutL translates to MTINLLPEGVWSRIAAGEVLERPSSAVKEMIENSLDAGAKRIRVKLWDGGRVRIVVEDDGAGIAFDELPLALTRHATSKIAGIEDLDAIHTLGYRGEALASMAAVAKVEIRSRPPEEESGGLLRAFEGRVSDHLKTSCSPGTRVQVDELFSNLPARRKFLKSAAGELRRVASLLREYAICRPDTAFVLEHDGRSIFSTDGSGDRRRVIEYLWGAEPAVLTVEASAGHIALECWWQPRQGRNDVISFVNGRAVNDPLIKGAVGAAARELIGGWALFFTVDPALVDVNIHPAKAEIRFRYPGEVFSAVKEASLQLGGRAPVYVREGKTLSTESRDLRPKDSGVWKNPSEKTRPGSGWDFKETNSAFTGSSGKNAALRSPSSENLFGRVEVPGFNFGPNAAEEEATNLPVRDRAFFDDPTLNVPTSNTYDEDAEAAVSELPENVTCLGQLASGYLIFDTPGGAVFVDPHAAHERVAFERIRAEAKDGQRSQPLLMPVPLPPSLQLEAEEKEELLKNFGFALEKRDGGLWIAAIPSLLKVNVPPEALLRGSLAALRDGGDADPAELLWRNWATMACKEAVKVTTELGPEEALTLWRDLHECQQPFFCPHGRPTILELSNAEFLRHFGRE